Proteins encoded within one genomic window of Spirochaeta isovalerica:
- a CDS encoding flagellar hook-associated protein 3 encodes MRRISTEMPANDMRFSMGNRDFRMSEVQKSIGNQSRLNSLRDDPIAASRATRLQSSTFRLNRFDKNIQFARGQYAVTEGYLQESVSIMQRVRELAVQGGHGTYAKEDLQMMAVEVNELLKELVSVGNAVDGESKSLFGGDVTGSRPFTASESRVAGINGTVITNVRYNGSIGEKQAEVSEGTTVSVNIPGNRLFWAEQQQIYSSVNSSGFTVEQDSQITIDGIDIALKAGDSVQDVISKINSSDASVKGSLDPVTNSIVLTSTEPHQIWLDEKADSTVLKDLGLISERGSRPPENLHEDVRVSGGSLFDMVMQLRDNLLKGDYESIGSGGIRGIDSGLNNLMTGLSKLGAMDNRIVMTSSRIGAEIEENTRIYSQAVDVDMTEAALELKMLEVTQKAAYSSASKILQPKLMDFLR; translated from the coding sequence ATGAGAAGAATAAGTACGGAAATGCCCGCTAATGATATGCGTTTCAGCATGGGAAACCGTGATTTCAGGATGTCGGAAGTTCAGAAAAGCATAGGAAATCAGAGCAGACTGAACAGCTTGCGCGATGATCCGATTGCCGCTTCACGGGCTACTAGGTTGCAGTCTTCTACATTCAGATTGAATCGTTTCGATAAAAATATACAATTCGCCAGGGGGCAGTATGCTGTAACCGAAGGATATCTTCAGGAATCAGTCAGCATTATGCAGAGAGTCAGAGAACTGGCTGTTCAAGGCGGTCATGGAACATACGCAAAAGAAGATCTGCAAATGATGGCAGTAGAAGTGAACGAACTCCTTAAGGAGCTGGTATCTGTTGGCAATGCAGTCGACGGAGAAAGCAAATCGCTCTTCGGCGGAGATGTAACCGGCAGCAGGCCATTTACAGCGTCTGAATCTCGAGTAGCCGGGATAAACGGCACTGTCATCACCAATGTGCGGTATAATGGATCAATTGGCGAGAAACAGGCTGAAGTTTCGGAAGGAACAACAGTTTCAGTCAATATTCCCGGTAACAGATTATTCTGGGCTGAACAGCAACAGATATATTCTTCGGTAAACTCCTCGGGCTTTACTGTAGAACAGGATTCGCAAATCACCATAGATGGAATTGATATAGCTTTGAAAGCAGGAGATTCCGTACAGGATGTCATATCAAAAATTAACAGCAGCGACGCCTCTGTAAAGGGTTCACTAGATCCTGTTACAAATTCAATCGTCCTGACTTCGACAGAACCGCATCAGATCTGGCTTGATGAAAAGGCTGATTCCACTGTGTTGAAGGATTTGGGACTGATATCTGAAAGAGGAAGCCGTCCTCCGGAAAATCTTCATGAAGATGTCAGAGTGTCCGGAGGTTCACTTTTTGATATGGTAATGCAGCTTCGTGATAATCTTCTGAAGGGAGACTACGAATCTATCGGCAGCGGAGGTATCCGCGGTATAGACAGCGGTTTGAATAATCTGATGACCGGTTTATCAAAATTAGGTGCGATGGATAACAGAATCGTAATGACTTCCTCCCGTATCGGTGCGGAGATAGAAGAAAACACAAGGATATACTCACAAGCCGTTGATGTGGATATGACAGAAGCAGCCCTTGAACTCAAAATGCTTGAAGTGACGCAGAAAGCAGCCTATTCATCAGCTTCAAAAATATTGCAGCCTAAACTTATGGATTTTCTAAGGTAA
- the csrA gene encoding carbon storage regulator CsrA: MLILSRKKDESIIIGDNIEISIVDIKGDHVKLGIKAPRNVKVYRQEVYAAIQEQNEEALKSVSEVTLPELDL; encoded by the coding sequence ATGCTGATATTATCCCGGAAAAAAGATGAAAGTATTATAATTGGCGATAACATAGAAATCTCAATTGTTGATATAAAAGGGGACCACGTCAAGTTAGGCATAAAAGCCCCGAGAAATGTCAAAGTATACAGACAGGAAGTCTACGCGGCTATACAGGAGCAGAATGAAGAAGCTTTGAAATCGGTTAGTGAAGTTACATTACCGGAGTTGGATCTGTAA
- a CDS encoding flagellar protein FlaG — translation MSLDKIVNSGALTNTNFDNKPAVTAKPRKAVKAETEDKETKQKVPDRRQIELALKNFKSTRFSYVLTDEVNRFIVKIIDRKTDKVIKQVPSEELQKLHDNLQEALGILFDQEI, via the coding sequence ATGAGCCTGGATAAGATTGTAAATTCAGGGGCATTAACAAATACAAATTTTGATAATAAACCTGCTGTGACCGCTAAGCCAAGGAAGGCTGTAAAAGCGGAAACCGAAGACAAAGAAACCAAGCAGAAAGTCCCTGACAGAAGACAGATAGAATTAGCTCTCAAAAATTTTAAAAGCACTCGCTTCAGTTATGTGCTGACAGATGAAGTGAACCGGTTTATTGTTAAAATCATTGACAGAAAAACCGATAAAGTTATAAAACAGGTACCTTCTGAAGAATTACAGAAGCTGCATGATAACCTACAGGAGGCTCTTGGTATTCTCTTTGACCAGGAAATTTAA
- the tsaB gene encoding tRNA (adenosine(37)-N6)-threonylcarbamoyltransferase complex dimerization subunit type 1 TsaB, protein MTILGIDCSASVLSVSLKVEKRLFETAVHDGFKHSENLMVQIEHLFKLSNLESRDLDLIAVAAGPGSFTGLRIAMSTAKGLALGAQCDLVSLSTLDVYASIREDFDGLVVPVIDAKKKRFYSAVYKKGNKLTSELDIEAETLLKTLDLSENILFTGPDALFFEKYKEKDNRINIDRYFSSVTATPLIKLGYEKWKEHGADPHGSGPVYIRKSEAEISMFGD, encoded by the coding sequence ATGACTATATTAGGTATCGATTGCTCAGCATCTGTATTAAGCGTGTCCCTTAAAGTAGAGAAAAGACTCTTTGAAACCGCTGTTCATGACGGTTTTAAACATTCTGAGAATCTTATGGTACAGATCGAACACCTTTTCAAACTCTCAAATCTGGAAAGCAGGGATTTGGATCTCATAGCCGTAGCTGCCGGTCCGGGATCTTTTACAGGTCTCAGAATAGCCATGTCTACAGCCAAAGGTCTCGCTCTCGGAGCCCAATGTGATTTAGTGTCTCTTTCCACTCTGGATGTTTACGCATCCATACGGGAAGATTTCGACGGTTTGGTTGTTCCCGTAATTGATGCTAAAAAGAAACGTTTTTATTCTGCGGTATATAAAAAGGGAAATAAATTGACATCCGAACTCGATATTGAAGCTGAAACTCTTCTAAAAACCCTCGATTTATCTGAAAACATATTATTTACCGGTCCAGATGCACTTTTTTTTGAAAAATATAAGGAAAAAGATAATAGAATTAATATAGATAGATATTTTTCATCTGTTACGGCTACACCTTTGATAAAACTGGGTTATGAAAAATGGAAAGAACATGGTGCAGATCCTCATGGGTCCGGTCCTGTTTACATCAGGAAAAGTGAGGCTGAAATTTCCATGTTTGGAGATTAG
- a CDS encoding flagellin: protein MIINHNMSAINANRQLGVTGADTQNSMAKLSSGLRINKAADDASGLAVSEKLRSQIRGLNQAERNIQNAVSFIQTTEGNLQETTDILHRIRELSIQSSNGVYTTEDRMQIQVEVSQLVDEVNRIASHAQFNGMNMLTGRFATDSTTGDIMQIQVGANMDQNETIHIGTMTASALGLENEQGAGGVITLSTAVEANRTIGIIDDALKTVNKQRADLGAYQNRFEMASKGVAISAENMQAAESQIRDTDMAAEMVEYTKNQILNQAGTSMLAQANARTQGVLQLLG, encoded by the coding sequence ATGATTATCAATCACAACATGAGCGCCATCAATGCGAACAGGCAGCTCGGAGTGACGGGAGCTGACACCCAGAATTCAATGGCTAAGCTGTCTTCCGGACTCAGAATTAACAAAGCTGCAGATGATGCTTCGGGACTCGCTGTTTCAGAGAAACTCAGAAGTCAGATCAGAGGATTGAACCAGGCTGAAAGAAATATTCAGAATGCTGTGTCCTTTATTCAGACAACTGAGGGAAATCTGCAGGAAACTACAGATATTCTTCATAGAATCAGAGAGCTTTCCATTCAATCTTCCAATGGTGTTTACACTACAGAGGATAGGATGCAGATACAGGTTGAGGTTTCTCAGCTTGTAGATGAAGTTAACAGAATTGCTTCACACGCTCAGTTCAATGGTATGAACATGCTTACCGGTCGGTTTGCAACTGATTCTACTACTGGCGATATAATGCAGATTCAGGTGGGAGCCAATATGGATCAGAATGAAACTATCCATATCGGCACAATGACAGCATCGGCTCTTGGTCTGGAAAATGAACAGGGAGCCGGCGGAGTCATAACCCTCTCGACTGCTGTTGAGGCAAACAGAACCATCGGAATTATTGACGATGCACTGAAAACTGTTAATAAGCAGCGTGCGGATCTTGGAGCTTATCAGAACAGATTTGAAATGGCTTCCAAAGGTGTTGCGATTTCTGCAGAAAACATGCAGGCGGCTGAATCTCAGATCAGAGATACAGATATGGCTGCAGAGATGGTTGAGTATACCAAGAACCAGATCCTTAACCAGGCTGGAACTTCTATGCTCGCTCAGGCAAATGCCAGAACTCAGGGTGTATTACAGCTTCTGGGGTAA
- a CDS encoding HD-GYP domain-containing protein, with product MNDLEEIYEIPEEPEEILDISSQIDLGFPETVQSECWKNRYDNVAVPSLILDSSLNVIWMNSAFKSLLIDDQKYQIKHITQYFPNIKEIKKLKEIYNTLKDKNSGYSWKGRVVSKNQKTRSEVANIIIIPLDFDESQTPATYSAVLDLVTDEYREMLRNMFSSLLEASKLKDNDTGNHIERVNQYSRFIADVLKSQGKHPEIDEDYLEDIGFLAAMHDVGKIGTPDDILNKNGSLEPWEREVMNEHTKNGAYILSTYPNQMAKQIALHHHEKWDGTGYPFGMANHMIPLCARIVALADVYDALRMKRSYKDSFSHEKTKGIIKDLSGTHFDPDIVKIFLAHDLDFDNIFTSLTDNE from the coding sequence ATGAATGATCTTGAAGAGATATATGAAATTCCCGAAGAACCCGAAGAAATTTTAGATATATCTTCTCAGATTGATCTTGGTTTCCCTGAAACAGTACAGTCAGAATGCTGGAAAAATCGCTATGATAATGTAGCTGTACCTTCTTTGATATTAGATAGCTCGTTGAACGTGATCTGGATGAACTCAGCTTTCAAATCTCTACTTATTGATGATCAAAAATACCAGATAAAGCATATAACACAATATTTTCCCAATATAAAAGAAATCAAAAAACTCAAAGAGATCTACAACACACTTAAAGATAAGAATTCCGGATATTCATGGAAAGGTCGCGTTGTATCCAAGAATCAGAAAACCAGAAGCGAAGTTGCCAATATTATCATTATACCTCTGGATTTTGATGAATCCCAAACACCTGCCACATACTCAGCGGTTCTGGATCTCGTTACGGATGAATACAGAGAGATGCTGAGAAATATGTTTTCCAGCTTGCTGGAAGCTTCTAAGCTGAAAGATAATGATACGGGAAATCATATCGAAAGAGTTAATCAATACTCAAGATTTATAGCTGATGTTCTAAAGAGCCAGGGGAAACATCCAGAAATCGATGAAGATTATCTTGAGGATATTGGTTTTCTTGCCGCTATGCATGATGTAGGAAAAATCGGAACTCCCGACGATATTTTGAATAAAAATGGTTCCCTCGAACCATGGGAACGTGAAGTTATGAATGAGCATACAAAGAACGGCGCTTATATTTTAAGCACATATCCCAATCAGATGGCTAAGCAAATTGCTCTTCATCATCATGAAAAATGGGACGGGACAGGATATCCTTTCGGAATGGCGAACCATATGATCCCCCTTTGCGCTAGAATTGTGGCGCTGGCCGATGTTTATGACGCTCTGAGAATGAAGAGAAGCTATAAGGATTCTTTCAGTCATGAAAAAACAAAAGGTATTATAAAGGACTTATCCGGAACACATTTCGATCCTGATATTGTTAAGATTTTTTTAGCTCATGATCTCGATTTCGATAATATTTTTACCTCTTTAACTGATAATGAATAG
- the fliD gene encoding flagellar filament capping protein FliD yields the protein MSDIKIPGVNSDTTLMVEKLMEVERIPLKKLESDLDQIKESKQVWQSLGRTTGELQSATKSLYGFQNPFSEHIATSSKPDILTASASRNAIVEDIELFVKQKASGDRFLSKDLPRDFRVPAGTYSFLIGDEEVSLRYRGGKLEDFARRLNEKDETLLRASVIRNRADSQVLLVESMKTGLSNSLFFQEDAIQFGLDSGLIRQAKGESGEISISASNTKDWEKENNGKFQITDGGIVVKSGASLALPFNAPLKIEDGAVLEIEYSVNLISEDEYKTAPPPGPSVPEVPGITYRGITVESSGYSFAEPEIRSPEPPPHINDMNVFFSNTEKGINPLPEIQDNETRTKVTVPLSASDGSFQSLNIRNNNNYREITLYSAKISNPSRRGDYEPVNPLDRASDAVLEMNGIEVVRDSNTIDDLVTGLTLNVHSSGDEKIDLKIEPDTELAKDQLINFVYRYNELITRLAILTNSDSTNTAIVDEKENYSDDEREEAISQLGMFRGEYSLVRLKNAMQTIVSSPYETIAGPELTLLKQLGISTNETGSGAATDMSRLRGYLEINEETLDQALKENQGAIRDLFGMDTDGDLIIDSGIAKKLDEQLTAYTQTGGFYSTKISRIDYDIENKNDDISDYKDRLASYEESLKRKYGNMEAMLNQLEASGNSIDNFNNQNSNNN from the coding sequence ATGTCAGACATTAAAATCCCCGGCGTAAACAGCGATACGACGCTGATGGTCGAAAAGCTCATGGAAGTAGAGCGGATTCCTCTTAAAAAGTTGGAATCTGATCTTGACCAGATAAAAGAAAGCAAACAGGTGTGGCAAAGTCTCGGTCGAACGACTGGAGAGCTTCAAAGTGCGACCAAAAGCCTTTATGGTTTTCAAAACCCCTTCAGCGAACACATAGCGACCTCTTCCAAACCGGATATACTCACAGCTTCGGCATCCAGAAATGCCATAGTTGAGGATATTGAGCTTTTTGTAAAACAGAAAGCATCCGGTGATAGATTTCTTTCGAAAGATCTGCCTCGCGATTTCAGAGTTCCCGCTGGAACCTACTCTTTTCTCATTGGAGATGAAGAAGTCTCTTTACGTTACAGAGGCGGAAAACTCGAAGATTTTGCCAGAAGGCTTAACGAGAAGGACGAAACACTATTGCGCGCTTCTGTAATCAGGAATCGGGCAGACTCCCAGGTTCTTCTTGTGGAATCAATGAAGACCGGCTTGTCCAATTCTCTTTTTTTTCAGGAAGACGCTATTCAATTCGGTTTGGACTCGGGCCTCATCCGTCAGGCAAAGGGAGAAAGCGGGGAAATATCAATATCTGCTTCGAACACAAAAGACTGGGAAAAAGAGAATAACGGGAAATTTCAAATTACTGATGGAGGGATTGTAGTCAAAAGCGGAGCCAGCCTCGCCCTCCCCTTCAATGCGCCTCTGAAAATAGAAGATGGTGCCGTTCTCGAAATTGAGTATTCAGTCAACCTCATCTCCGAAGATGAGTATAAAACCGCCCCCCCTCCCGGTCCTTCAGTACCGGAAGTTCCCGGTATTACTTATCGCGGAATAACAGTTGAAAGCAGCGGTTATTCCTTTGCCGAGCCGGAAATAAGATCTCCCGAACCTCCGCCGCATATTAATGACATGAATGTGTTTTTCAGTAATACGGAAAAGGGAATTAATCCCCTTCCTGAAATTCAGGATAATGAGACACGAACAAAGGTGACTGTTCCCCTTAGTGCGTCTGACGGTTCTTTCCAATCCCTGAATATCAGAAACAATAATAATTACAGAGAAATAACGCTGTACAGCGCGAAAATAAGTAATCCTTCAAGGCGGGGCGACTACGAACCGGTCAACCCTCTCGATCGAGCATCAGATGCTGTGCTTGAAATGAACGGAATTGAAGTCGTCAGAGATTCCAATACCATCGACGATCTTGTAACAGGTTTGACTCTAAACGTACACTCATCGGGAGATGAAAAGATCGATCTTAAAATTGAGCCCGATACGGAACTGGCAAAAGATCAACTCATTAACTTCGTCTACCGGTATAATGAATTGATAACAAGGCTGGCCATTCTTACAAACTCCGATTCCACAAACACGGCTATAGTCGATGAAAAAGAAAATTACTCTGATGATGAACGGGAAGAAGCCATCAGCCAGCTTGGAATGTTCCGCGGCGAATACTCATTGGTAAGGCTGAAGAATGCCATGCAGACAATTGTCTCTTCACCCTATGAAACGATTGCCGGTCCCGAGCTTACCCTTTTAAAACAATTGGGTATTTCGACAAACGAAACAGGATCCGGCGCCGCTACAGATATGTCCCGCTTAAGAGGCTATCTGGAAATAAACGAGGAAACACTCGACCAGGCTTTGAAGGAAAACCAGGGGGCTATCAGAGATCTTTTCGGAATGGATACTGATGGCGATCTGATAATCGATAGCGGAATTGCAAAAAAACTCGATGAGCAGTTGACGGCTTATACTCAGACCGGTGGTTTTTACTCGACAAAAATAAGCAGAATAGACTACGATATTGAAAATAAAAACGATGATATATCCGACTACAAAGACCGTTTGGCCAGTTATGAAGAAAGCCTGAAACGAAAATACGGGAATATGGAAGCCATGCTTAATCAGCTTGAAGCGTCGGGAAACAGCATAGATAATTTTAATAATCAGAACAGCAACAACAATTAG
- the fliW gene encoding flagellar assembly protein FliW — protein sequence MEIMTKAYGAVEIDEKQVIHFPSGLLGFETLREFALLDAEQKPFFWLQSLEVEQIAFVLINPLIFKPDYKPLVIEDELQDLGLENEEDEKILLFSIVTIPADQKLMTANLQGPVIINKDIRWGRQFISTSPEWKVRHNIMEELAAQRNNSC from the coding sequence ATGGAAATAATGACAAAAGCCTACGGGGCAGTAGAAATAGATGAAAAACAGGTAATTCATTTTCCCTCGGGTCTCCTGGGTTTTGAAACTTTGAGAGAGTTCGCGCTTCTTGATGCGGAACAGAAGCCTTTTTTCTGGCTCCAATCGCTGGAAGTGGAGCAAATAGCCTTTGTTTTAATCAATCCTTTGATATTCAAACCGGATTATAAACCGCTAGTTATAGAAGATGAACTTCAGGACCTTGGCCTGGAAAATGAAGAAGATGAAAAAATATTGCTTTTCTCCATAGTCACAATACCTGCTGATCAGAAGTTGATGACTGCCAACCTGCAGGGGCCTGTAATTATCAACAAAGATATCAGATGGGGGAGGCAATTTATCTCCACAAGTCCCGAATGGAAGGTTCGCCATAATATTATGGAAGAGCTGGCCGCCCAAAGGAATAATTCATGCTGA
- a CDS encoding PilZ domain-containing protein, with the protein MYLLQTTSRYAGQLFKKSADPVTSLIFVGVILFLFVLLIVGNSISQKKNQSPGSRKYNKRGFRKAAQTLGLSKKQILLLEDFIRTYHVTKPFALLSNTSVLNNTLGKAVRDADHLQGTNRQREARKLEIYRIKQRIERVAGKFGRISSTKDFRLNDKITFELESGLRYNSVVTANLKEFFCGQVPKDKHGDEVRWKKGTRIKVYLWGTGGAEFSFVSKTLGYNSIKGFSSILLSHSQKVTHSHQRKFRRKSLNRPCYFFPIKIIESGYGRKITKEAVVLKNQGHLGTILDVSAGGCSINSNSPLRRGELLKIEFETTRGNSVVAFGKVINMRLTGRRRGIMHIMFTKASGKNLNRINAYVYDFA; encoded by the coding sequence ATGTATCTGCTACAGACAACTTCGCGATATGCAGGACAACTGTTCAAAAAATCAGCAGATCCCGTAACCAGTTTAATTTTTGTCGGGGTAATACTTTTCCTTTTTGTACTTCTGATTGTCGGGAATTCAATCTCTCAGAAAAAAAATCAGTCTCCCGGGAGCCGGAAATATAACAAAAGAGGTTTCAGAAAGGCGGCCCAGACTCTCGGTTTATCCAAAAAACAGATTCTTCTTCTTGAAGATTTTATAAGAACTTATCACGTAACGAAACCCTTTGCCTTGCTGAGCAATACCTCTGTTCTGAATAATACACTGGGTAAAGCCGTTCGCGATGCGGATCACCTGCAGGGCACTAACCGGCAGCGGGAAGCTCGGAAGCTGGAAATATACAGAATCAAACAACGGATAGAGAGAGTAGCCGGGAAATTCGGTCGCATATCAAGCACAAAAGATTTCAGATTGAATGATAAAATTACATTCGAGCTGGAAAGCGGACTCCGGTATAATTCAGTCGTAACAGCAAACCTCAAAGAGTTTTTCTGCGGACAGGTGCCGAAAGATAAGCACGGAGATGAAGTCCGATGGAAAAAAGGAACCAGAATCAAAGTATACTTATGGGGTACAGGTGGAGCAGAGTTTTCATTTGTCAGTAAAACTCTGGGTTATAATTCTATTAAAGGGTTTTCTTCCATCCTCTTGAGCCATTCACAGAAAGTAACTCATTCCCATCAGAGAAAATTCAGAAGAAAATCTTTAAATCGGCCTTGTTACTTTTTCCCGATAAAAATCATTGAATCCGGATATGGCCGAAAGATCACGAAAGAAGCTGTTGTTTTGAAGAATCAGGGACATCTGGGAACAATTCTCGATGTTTCTGCCGGAGGATGCAGCATAAACAGTAACTCACCTCTCCGTCGCGGAGAATTGTTGAAAATTGAATTTGAAACAACGAGAGGGAATTCCGTTGTAGCCTTTGGAAAAGTTATCAATATGAGACTCACGGGACGCAGAAGGGGCATTATGCACATTATGTTTACTAAAGCTTCCGGAAAAAACCTTAACAGAATCAATGCTTATGTGTATGATTTTGCCTGA
- the flgK gene encoding flagellar hook-associated protein FlgK, whose product MASTFSGIEMGKRSLQAHTTALSTVGHNLSNASTEGYSRQRVNLNPTDPLYRPEMNREERPGQIGQGVEVASIERIRDTLLENRILAQGDNSGYWKTRDEYIMMVEQVYNEPSELSVRSLMDKFWEGWQELSIHPEDDSSRQAVLQRGQGLIDGINNRYGRLKEIRTMLNDDVRISVGQVNGILGDISELNIQIEKSKALGDNPNDLLDKRDLLVEKLSGYMNITVDNRDPDEFQIHTSGMHLIQGKQVHYLDTVPNRDNEGYVDIVWKDGGNYADIRNGKLQSLIELRDDDLRGEIQKLDMMTINFTDMVNEIHSQAWGKNGESGVDLFREYRFINNLNGNYDRNGDGEFDSSYIFRMTGTNTLEPKQQPGLSGTLTLSGPSGNIEVNYFPADTVEDIVKRINLSGSEVVARLNRNNELVLKASASAAVENPDFVIRHIEDSGQFLVGYAGILNGSGADNSYDWAQADAVNALNGAEYAVAPLSHPSGWIELNSDVKNDPTMLAAGFGVNGRPAEAGDGSAALAIAQLRNQPVMVGKLTSFDDYFADTVAEIGLKGEIAGRSNEAQELVMKDLKDLQSSISGVNLDEEMTDMIKFQHGYSAAARFVSAFDEMLDTIINRMGV is encoded by the coding sequence ATGGCATCGACATTCAGCGGAATAGAAATGGGAAAAAGGAGCCTTCAGGCTCATACAACAGCTCTCTCAACAGTCGGACACAACCTTTCCAATGCGTCGACAGAAGGGTACAGTCGACAGAGAGTGAACTTGAATCCTACAGATCCTCTCTATCGTCCGGAAATGAACAGGGAAGAGCGACCCGGGCAGATAGGGCAAGGTGTCGAAGTAGCCTCAATTGAAAGGATACGTGATACTCTACTGGAAAACCGCATTCTGGCGCAGGGCGACAATTCCGGCTATTGGAAAACGAGGGATGAATACATCATGATGGTCGAGCAGGTGTACAACGAGCCGTCCGAACTCTCTGTCAGATCTCTCATGGATAAGTTCTGGGAAGGCTGGCAGGAGCTTTCCATTCATCCTGAAGATGATTCTTCGAGACAGGCTGTGCTCCAGCGTGGCCAGGGACTGATTGACGGTATCAATAACCGCTATGGCAGATTGAAAGAAATCAGAACCATGCTCAATGATGACGTGCGCATTTCGGTAGGCCAGGTAAACGGTATTCTCGGCGATATCAGCGAATTGAACATACAGATAGAAAAATCTAAAGCTCTTGGAGATAATCCGAATGATCTGCTGGATAAGAGAGATCTACTTGTAGAAAAACTGTCGGGATACATGAATATAACTGTTGATAACCGGGATCCCGATGAGTTTCAGATACATACTTCAGGTATGCACTTAATCCAGGGGAAACAGGTTCACTATCTCGATACGGTTCCCAATCGCGACAATGAAGGTTATGTGGATATTGTCTGGAAGGATGGCGGGAACTATGCTGACATCCGTAACGGAAAACTTCAGTCGCTTATCGAGCTCCGTGATGATGATTTGAGAGGTGAAATACAGAAACTCGACATGATGACTATCAATTTCACGGATATGGTGAATGAAATTCACAGCCAGGCCTGGGGAAAAAACGGTGAGTCCGGCGTAGATCTGTTCAGAGAGTACCGGTTTATAAACAATCTGAATGGTAATTACGATAGAAATGGTGATGGCGAGTTCGATTCATCCTATATCTTCCGGATGACAGGAACAAACACTCTTGAGCCCAAGCAGCAGCCCGGGCTATCCGGAACTTTGACTCTTTCAGGTCCTTCGGGAAATATCGAGGTGAATTATTTCCCGGCGGATACGGTTGAGGATATTGTAAAAAGAATAAACCTGTCCGGATCGGAAGTCGTCGCCAGACTTAACAGGAATAACGAACTTGTTCTAAAAGCTTCGGCTTCGGCTGCTGTGGAAAATCCTGATTTCGTTATCCGGCATATAGAGGATTCCGGACAATTCCTTGTAGGGTATGCGGGAATCCTCAACGGCAGCGGTGCTGATAATTCTTATGACTGGGCTCAGGCTGATGCTGTAAACGCACTGAACGGAGCTGAATATGCTGTTGCCCCTTTGTCTCATCCTTCGGGATGGATAGAGTTGAACTCCGACGTGAAAAATGATCCCACTATGCTTGCCGCCGGGTTCGGAGTGAACGGTCGTCCTGCCGAAGCCGGAGACGGAAGTGCAGCTTTGGCCATTGCTCAGTTGCGGAATCAACCGGTCATGGTTGGCAAATTGACAAGTTTTGATGATTACTTTGCCGATACTGTTGCTGAGATCGGATTGAAAGGTGAAATCGCCGGAAGATCGAATGAAGCACAGGAACTTGTTATGAAAGACTTGAAAGACCTTCAATCGTCTATTTCAGGTGTAAATCTCGATGAAGAAATGACAGATATGATTAAGTTTCAGCACGGGTATTCAGCTGCGGCGAGATTCGTTTCTGCTTTTGATGAGATGCTCGATACTATCATCAACAGGATGGGAGTGTAA
- the tsaE gene encoding tRNA (adenosine(37)-N6)-threonylcarbamoyltransferase complex ATPase subunit type 1 TsaE produces the protein MSFYLSHSAEETISIGETIGNSIKPGDIIALKGNLAAGKTTITKGIARALGIKEDITSPTYTLVSEYYGSIPLYHMDMYRIESVEEFELLGIEHLIFGNGLSVIEWSERIEEYLPDEHIEIDIQRQEDGSRQITVKGLVV, from the coding sequence TTGAGTTTTTACCTTTCACATTCTGCCGAAGAAACAATTTCTATCGGGGAAACTATTGGAAATTCAATTAAACCAGGTGACATTATTGCTTTAAAAGGCAATCTTGCAGCCGGAAAGACAACCATTACAAAAGGCATTGCCAGAGCGCTTGGAATAAAAGAAGATATAACAAGTCCCACCTATACACTTGTCAGCGAATATTACGGCTCCATACCTCTGTATCACATGGATATGTATCGCATCGAGAGCGTAGAAGAATTCGAACTGCTTGGCATTGAGCATCTGATTTTCGGAAATGGACTTTCGGTAATTGAATGGAGTGAACGTATTGAAGAATATCTACCGGATGAACATATTGAAATTGATATTCAAAGGCAGGAAGACGGCTCTCGTCAAATAACAGTAAAAGGACTCGTTGTATGA